From the Halomonas meridiana genome, one window contains:
- a CDS encoding GMC oxidoreductase: protein MSDNHYDAIVVGSGISGGWAAKELTEKGLKVLLLERGRNIEHVKDYHNAHKEAWDYPHRNEPTQEMIAKYPVLKRDYPLNEATLGMWADEQANPYVEEKRFDWFRGYHVGGRSLLWGRQSYRFSPMDFEANQREGIAIDWPIRYEDLAPWYDYVERFAGISGTREGLDILPDGEFLPPIPLNCVEQEVAKRIESTFGGQRHLIHSRVANITQPKPEQNRVNCQYRNKCWLGCPYGAYFSTQSATLPAAVATGNLTLRPFSIVSQVLYDKARQRARGVEVIDAETHDVHEYTADVVFLNASTFNTTWILMNSATDVWEGGLGSSSGELGHNVMDHHFRCGASGDVEGYLDKYYFGRRPAGFYIPRFRNVGDEQRSYVRGFGYQGAASRQGWDREIAELNIGADLKQALSQPGGWTIGMTGFGEMLPDHDNRIALNHSVRDQWGLPVLSINVELKQNEHAMRRDMVQDAIDLLEAAGVKNVKGDVGDYAPGMGIHEMGTARMGRDPTTSVLNRHNQVWDAPNVFVTDGACMTSSSCVNPSLTYMALTARAVDYAVEELKRGNLS from the coding sequence ATGTCAGATAATCACTACGATGCCATCGTGGTTGGCTCAGGTATTAGTGGCGGCTGGGCCGCTAAAGAGCTAACCGAGAAAGGCTTGAAAGTCTTACTGCTCGAACGTGGGCGGAATATCGAGCATGTGAAGGATTACCATAATGCCCACAAAGAGGCTTGGGACTACCCCCACCGCAACGAACCCACTCAAGAGATGATTGCTAAGTACCCGGTGCTCAAGCGCGACTACCCACTCAATGAAGCTACCTTGGGAATGTGGGCCGATGAACAGGCCAACCCCTACGTAGAGGAGAAGCGCTTCGATTGGTTTCGTGGCTACCATGTGGGTGGTCGCTCACTCTTATGGGGGCGACAAAGCTACCGGTTTAGTCCGATGGATTTTGAGGCTAACCAGCGTGAGGGTATCGCGATCGACTGGCCGATTCGTTATGAAGATCTCGCGCCTTGGTACGACTACGTAGAGCGATTTGCCGGCATTTCCGGTACCCGCGAAGGGTTGGATATTCTCCCCGATGGTGAGTTTTTGCCTCCCATTCCTCTGAACTGTGTCGAGCAGGAGGTCGCCAAACGGATAGAAAGCACGTTCGGCGGGCAGCGGCACCTTATTCACAGTCGAGTCGCCAATATTACTCAGCCAAAGCCGGAGCAAAATCGCGTCAACTGCCAGTATCGCAATAAATGTTGGCTAGGCTGTCCTTACGGTGCCTATTTCAGCACTCAGTCCGCTACGCTTCCCGCTGCGGTGGCCACGGGAAATTTGACGCTGCGACCTTTCTCTATTGTCAGCCAAGTACTTTACGACAAGGCTCGCCAGCGTGCCCGAGGCGTCGAAGTGATCGATGCAGAAACGCATGACGTTCACGAGTACACCGCCGATGTGGTGTTCCTCAACGCGTCGACCTTTAACACCACCTGGATTTTGATGAACTCTGCCACCGATGTTTGGGAAGGTGGCTTGGGAAGTAGCAGTGGTGAACTGGGGCATAACGTCATGGATCACCATTTTCGCTGCGGTGCTAGTGGCGACGTGGAAGGTTATCTCGACAAATACTACTTTGGACGCCGCCCCGCAGGCTTTTACATTCCTCGCTTTCGCAACGTCGGCGATGAGCAGCGAAGCTACGTACGCGGATTTGGGTATCAAGGTGCTGCCAGCCGCCAAGGCTGGGATCGCGAAATTGCGGAACTCAATATTGGCGCTGATTTGAAGCAAGCGCTGAGCCAGCCAGGTGGTTGGACGATCGGCATGACGGGCTTCGGCGAAATGCTACCTGATCACGATAATCGTATCGCGCTGAATCATAGCGTCCGCGACCAGTGGGGGCTACCGGTCCTGTCGATCAACGTTGAACTCAAGCAGAACGAGCACGCGATGCGTCGTGACATGGTCCAGGATGCTATCGATTTGCTCGAGGCCGCAGGCGTGAAGAACGTCAAAGGTGACGTAGGCGATTATGCGCCGGGCATGGGGATTCATGAGATGGGCACGGCGCGTATGGGCCGTGATCCGACAACCTCCGTACTCAATCGCCATAACCAGGTATGGGATGCGCCGAATGTGTTCGTCACCGATGGCGCCTGCATGACGTCCTCCTCCTGCGTGAACCCTTCGCTCACCTACATGGCACTGACCGCTCGCGCGGTGGACTACGCAGTGGAAGAACTGAAGCGGGGGAATTTGTCATGA
- a CDS encoding hydroxypyruvate isomerase family protein — MKRYSLDRRSLLRHSMTGALGLTALPYLGARSLADDTSHQRRVLKGNIHHSVARWTFDFLPLEGLCQLSTELGIKAIDLVGPEEWPILKRYGLDASMCHGAELSLEDGWGDTRFHSALIERYRQYIDLVSQAGYTNLICFSGNARGMDPEQGLQNAEAGLKQILAQAEAKGVVLQMELFNSKIDHPDYLCDNSTWGIELSRRLGSPNFKLLYDIYHMQISEGDVIRTIRDHHRFFGHYHTAGVPGRHEIDATQELNYPAICRAIRDTGFNGYIAQEFIPDRASQEESIESLRAAIELCDV; from the coding sequence ATGAAGCGCTATTCTCTTGATCGACGCAGCCTGCTGCGTCACAGCATGACCGGTGCGCTTGGCTTGACGGCTTTGCCTTACCTAGGGGCGCGGTCGTTAGCCGATGATACATCTCACCAAAGACGAGTATTGAAGGGCAATATTCATCACTCGGTCGCGCGTTGGACATTCGACTTTTTGCCTCTTGAGGGGCTCTGTCAGCTTTCAACCGAATTGGGTATTAAAGCGATTGACCTCGTTGGGCCAGAAGAGTGGCCAATCCTTAAGCGCTATGGACTCGACGCCTCGATGTGTCATGGCGCTGAGTTGAGCCTGGAAGATGGCTGGGGCGATACACGCTTCCATTCGGCACTGATCGAGCGATACCGTCAATATATCGATCTGGTTAGCCAAGCTGGCTATACCAACCTCATCTGCTTTAGCGGCAATGCGCGAGGCATGGACCCTGAGCAGGGATTGCAAAATGCCGAAGCGGGGCTCAAGCAAATTCTTGCCCAGGCAGAAGCAAAAGGCGTGGTGCTACAGATGGAGCTGTTCAATAGCAAAATCGACCACCCTGATTACCTTTGCGACAACTCGACATGGGGCATCGAGCTGAGTCGTCGGCTTGGTTCGCCCAACTTCAAACTGCTCTATGACATCTACCACATGCAAATCAGTGAGGGCGATGTCATCCGCACTATCCGTGATCACCATCGTTTTTTCGGCCATTACCACACTGCCGGTGTGCCTGGGCGTCACGAAATAGATGCCACCCAAGAGCTCAACTATCCCGCGATTTGCCGAGCGATCCGAGATACCGGCTTCAACGGCTATATCGCCCAAGAGTTTATCCCTGACCGCGCTAGCCAAGAGGAAAGCATCGAATCACTGCGGGCGGCGATTGAACTCTGCGATGTGTGA
- a CDS encoding sugar phosphate isomerase/epimerase — protein sequence MDTLNNQQPSRACALLAVGAVTLTTLNMADEAQAQHASAAALPIAVQMYTLRDFGDLEEQLSVVNRAGVSAIETVGTQQVTADALNVLLEKHALEVISSHVALEDLRHRLDETMAFNQSVGNDTLTMPYLDESARPNDAEGWEALGEELGSIAATLEAEGFRLAYHNHDFEMEMYDGKTALEHLFDAAGSGLLAELDLAWVARGGLDPVEYVSRFDGQLFAIHAKDNAPEGTAQDQGGFATLGEGELDWDAILPAAEASDVEWYIIEHDMPHDAEAVITRGNSFLEEKLSALREE from the coding sequence ATGGATACATTGAACAACCAACAACCCTCACGCGCTTGCGCGTTGCTTGCCGTCGGTGCGGTAACGCTCACAACGCTGAATATGGCAGATGAGGCCCAGGCTCAGCATGCCAGCGCAGCAGCTTTACCCATTGCTGTTCAGATGTATACGCTACGTGATTTTGGCGATCTTGAAGAGCAACTGTCTGTTGTCAATCGAGCGGGCGTCTCTGCCATCGAGACGGTGGGCACTCAGCAAGTAACCGCCGATGCCCTCAATGTATTGTTAGAGAAACATGCGCTTGAAGTGATCTCCAGCCATGTAGCGCTAGAAGATTTACGCCATCGTTTAGACGAAACGATGGCTTTTAATCAGTCGGTGGGTAACGACACGCTAACCATGCCGTACCTAGATGAGAGCGCACGCCCTAATGATGCTGAAGGCTGGGAGGCTCTGGGTGAAGAGCTAGGCAGCATTGCTGCAACCTTAGAGGCCGAAGGTTTCCGTTTGGCCTACCACAACCATGATTTTGAGATGGAGATGTATGACGGCAAAACAGCATTGGAGCATCTGTTTGATGCGGCGGGATCGGGTTTGTTGGCTGAATTGGATCTTGCCTGGGTAGCTCGAGGTGGGCTGGACCCGGTGGAGTATGTCTCTCGTTTCGATGGCCAGCTTTTCGCTATCCACGCCAAAGACAACGCCCCAGAGGGCACGGCTCAGGATCAGGGTGGTTTTGCGACGCTAGGAGAGGGGGAGTTGGATTGGGATGCCATTTTACCCGCCGCCGAAGCTTCGGATGTTGAGTGGTACATCATCGAACATGATATGCCCCACGATGCGGAAGCCGTCATCACCCGTGGAAATAGCTTTCTAGAAGAGAAACTGTCAGCGCTTCGTGAAGAGTAA
- a CDS encoding glycine betaine ABC transporter substrate-binding protein — protein sequence MKKISSTLLGLSMALVAASGHANDKQLVIGTNNWAENIAVANMWKIVLEEEHGYDIELTDVGKSVLYSGLANNDFDISLEIWLPTTDKEFLAPYKDEIDVHDVWYEGTGLGIVVPSYVDIDTIDALRDSADQFSYQGRPTIVGIDSGSAIAGLTDEAIDAYDLPMRQLYSSDPAMMAALDDAYQREEPMAVTLWNPHWAFAEYDLKYLQDTQGVFGESDDIFWFSRKGFAEDDPWLTQVLNEWHMDDDTLGGLMATIEQQGDPVEGARTWIGENRELVDTWLAAGE from the coding sequence ATGAAGAAAATCTCATCAACGTTGTTAGGCCTGAGCATGGCGCTGGTGGCGGCTTCCGGCCACGCCAACGACAAGCAGTTGGTCATTGGTACCAATAATTGGGCTGAAAATATTGCCGTCGCCAATATGTGGAAAATCGTGCTGGAAGAAGAGCACGGCTACGATATCGAGCTGACCGACGTAGGCAAAAGCGTGCTGTACAGCGGTTTGGCCAATAATGATTTCGATATCTCGCTGGAAATTTGGCTGCCCACCACGGACAAGGAGTTCCTGGCGCCCTATAAAGACGAGATCGATGTGCACGACGTGTGGTACGAAGGCACGGGGCTTGGCATTGTAGTACCGAGCTATGTCGATATCGATACTATCGATGCGTTGCGCGATAGCGCCGATCAGTTCTCTTACCAGGGCCGCCCGACCATCGTCGGCATTGACTCCGGCTCTGCCATTGCCGGGCTGACGGACGAGGCCATCGATGCTTATGACCTGCCGATGCGTCAGCTGTACAGCTCCGACCCGGCGATGATGGCGGCGCTCGATGATGCTTATCAGCGTGAAGAGCCCATGGCCGTGACGCTCTGGAACCCGCACTGGGCCTTTGCTGAGTATGATCTCAAGTACTTGCAAGATACTCAGGGCGTGTTCGGTGAAAGCGACGATATTTTCTGGTTCTCCCGCAAAGGCTTCGCGGAGGACGATCCGTGGCTCACCCAAGTGCTGAACGAGTGGCATATGGATGACGATACCTTAGGCGGGCTGATGGCGACGATTGAACAGCAGGGCGACCCCGTAGAAGGGGCGCGCACCTGGATTGGCGAGAACCGCGAGTTAGTCGATACGTGGCTGGCTGCTGGCGAATAA
- a CDS encoding DMT family transporter yields MPLRDVLLGLLVIVIWSLNIIVIKVGVAELPPLLMTTLRFVLVAALLVPFYPVTRAQLPFLVLLSITFGSLHFALLFIGLGQAEAGTGALLVQMGTPFATLLAVVFLKEKLGPKRLAGLLLSFAGVVVLAGGPTLPSPLPLAILLLSAFGWAVSQLLIKRGPPIAPLALAGWVALFAVPQVALGSWLFEQHQWQAITQASWLGWGAVAYTAIMSSIAAYGIWYALLRRHPVNRVVPMTLLTPVFAVGLGALLMDDPLGVHKLVGGGLVVAGIALIVLKFGKQRPTRA; encoded by the coding sequence GTGCCGCTTCGTGATGTGCTTCTGGGCCTGTTGGTCATTGTCATTTGGTCACTCAACATCATTGTGATCAAAGTGGGCGTGGCGGAGCTGCCGCCGCTACTCATGACTACGCTGCGTTTTGTGCTAGTGGCCGCACTGCTGGTGCCGTTTTACCCGGTTACCCGGGCGCAGCTGCCCTTTTTAGTGCTGCTCTCCATCACGTTTGGCAGCCTTCACTTTGCGCTACTGTTCATTGGTTTGGGGCAAGCGGAAGCTGGAACAGGCGCGCTGCTTGTGCAGATGGGCACACCGTTTGCGACGCTATTGGCGGTGGTCTTCTTAAAAGAGAAGCTGGGACCTAAACGCTTGGCAGGCTTGCTGCTCTCGTTTGCAGGTGTCGTGGTACTGGCAGGAGGGCCAACGCTGCCCTCGCCGCTACCGTTAGCCATTCTGCTGTTGAGCGCGTTTGGCTGGGCGGTCTCGCAGCTATTGATCAAACGCGGGCCACCCATTGCACCGTTGGCGCTGGCGGGGTGGGTAGCGCTGTTTGCGGTGCCTCAGGTTGCGCTCGGCTCGTGGCTCTTTGAGCAACACCAGTGGCAGGCGATCACACAGGCAAGCTGGCTGGGCTGGGGCGCGGTGGCGTATACCGCCATTATGTCGTCCATCGCCGCTTACGGCATTTGGTACGCGCTGCTGCGCCGCCACCCGGTAAATCGCGTAGTGCCGATGACACTCCTCACCCCTGTTTTCGCGGTGGGCTTAGGCGCGCTGCTGATGGACGACCCGCTTGGGGTGCATAAACTGGTAGGCGGAGGCTTAGTGGTCGCGGGAATCGCCCTGATTGTGCTGAAGTTTGGCAAACAGCGGCCAACCAGGGCGTAA
- a CDS encoding DUF192 domain-containing protein, which translates to MTLTRRQLLKTAVGVSLAACLPLPLLAAWASEPAPANTLPLAIHSEGGPHRLDVEVAETASQRQRGLMGREDLPEARGMLFRFESEQPAGNAFWMYRTLIPLDIAYIDGEGRIVAINTMPPCESDAPQECPSYPAGAAYHAALEVNAGYFAERGIQVGDCVSVPALAGFCRPE; encoded by the coding sequence ATGACCCTGACACGCCGCCAACTGCTGAAAACCGCTGTCGGTGTTTCACTCGCCGCCTGTTTACCCCTGCCGCTGTTAGCGGCTTGGGCGTCTGAACCCGCGCCAGCCAACACGCTGCCGCTGGCGATCCATAGCGAAGGTGGCCCGCACCGTCTGGATGTGGAAGTGGCGGAAACTGCCTCGCAGCGCCAACGTGGCTTAATGGGCCGTGAGGACCTGCCAGAAGCGCGCGGTATGCTGTTTCGGTTTGAGAGCGAGCAGCCCGCCGGTAACGCTTTTTGGATGTATCGCACGCTGATTCCGCTGGATATCGCGTATATCGACGGCGAAGGGCGGATAGTGGCGATTAATACCATGCCGCCCTGCGAATCTGATGCCCCCCAGGAGTGCCCCTCTTATCCTGCCGGGGCGGCCTACCATGCGGCGTTGGAGGTTAACGCGGGCTACTTTGCGGAACGTGGCATACAGGTAGGCGACTGTGTCTCGGTGCCTGCGCTGGCCGGTTTTTGCCGCCCCGAGTAA
- a CDS encoding ABC transporter ATP-binding protein, protein MDNLVVTAQQAGPIPLNASFRCAPGELLALVGPSGSGKTTLLRTIAGLYQPQQGSVRCAGREWFLAQSGQRHSLPPQARQIGMVFQDYALFPHLTALQNVQLAMGHLPRAQRFEQAAQWLSKVRLQGLEARYPSELSGGQRQRVALARALAREPQVLLLDEPFSAVDQVTRRRLQRELALLRQQISIPIILVTHDLEEATALADQICVLHNGVSLQQGTPEALFRKPTSPLVARLLDRHNVFSGEVVETDAGRRLQWGEWWLEVAEGLDRVELGKPQAWYLPPSDIVLHRRGRPSQGERENPVAATVSEMVVLGGMTSISLRVSHGDMLRFDIATHAAKRNQLSLGERVHVSLLAEGIHLMPAQRTHTASHNKRNLL, encoded by the coding sequence GTGGATAATCTGGTAGTGACCGCCCAACAGGCCGGCCCGATTCCACTTAATGCCTCGTTTCGATGCGCCCCTGGGGAGCTGCTGGCGCTGGTCGGGCCATCGGGAAGTGGTAAAACTACCCTGCTGCGCACCATTGCCGGGCTTTATCAGCCTCAGCAGGGTAGCGTGCGCTGCGCGGGCAGGGAGTGGTTTCTGGCCCAAAGCGGCCAGCGCCACTCCCTGCCGCCGCAAGCGCGCCAGATTGGTATGGTATTTCAGGACTATGCGCTGTTCCCTCATCTGACGGCGCTGCAGAATGTGCAGCTCGCCATGGGGCACCTGCCCCGCGCTCAAAGGTTTGAGCAGGCCGCTCAGTGGTTGAGCAAAGTGCGTTTGCAGGGGCTGGAGGCGCGCTACCCCAGCGAGCTTTCCGGCGGCCAGCGCCAACGAGTAGCGCTAGCCCGTGCGTTGGCCAGAGAGCCCCAAGTGCTACTGCTGGATGAGCCGTTCTCTGCGGTGGATCAGGTGACTCGTCGCCGCTTGCAGCGTGAGCTGGCGCTGTTGCGCCAACAGATCTCCATTCCCATTATTCTCGTCACCCACGACTTGGAAGAAGCCACCGCGCTCGCCGATCAAATCTGCGTGCTGCATAACGGCGTCAGCCTGCAGCAGGGCACGCCTGAGGCGTTGTTTCGGAAACCGACTTCGCCGCTTGTCGCTAGGCTGTTGGATCGCCACAACGTCTTTAGCGGGGAAGTGGTCGAGACGGACGCTGGGCGACGCTTGCAGTGGGGCGAGTGGTGGCTGGAAGTGGCAGAAGGACTAGATCGTGTTGAACTAGGCAAGCCGCAGGCATGGTACCTGCCGCCGTCAGATATCGTGCTGCATCGTCGGGGGCGGCCTTCCCAAGGCGAACGCGAAAACCCAGTGGCGGCAACGGTCAGCGAAATGGTGGTGTTGGGCGGCATGACATCAATCTCGCTGCGTGTTTCCCACGGAGATATGCTACGTTTCGACATCGCCACCCACGCGGCCAAACGTAATCAGCTTAGCTTGGGGGAAAGGGTACACGTCTCGCTGCTGGCCGAGGGGATTCATCTTATGCCCGCGCAGCGTACCCACACGGCATCACACAACAAAAGGAACCTGTTATGA
- the modB gene encoding molybdate ABC transporter permease subunit translates to MDWSAFSVSLRLAAFTCLFLLPLGIWWGRVLATTQFRGKGLCEALIALPLVLPPTVLGFYLLQQFGRDAPLGGAWAALTGGGLNFTFSGILLASLIANLPFAIQPIQRAFEHVPANLREAAWCSGLSPWQTLWRIELPLVWPGILSAAALTFAHTLGEFGVILLVGGAIDGETRTLSIAIYDRVQAFDEQGAASMSALLLVISLATLGLVYGLAGKRRWSRG, encoded by the coding sequence ATGGACTGGTCGGCGTTCTCTGTCTCGCTGCGGCTCGCGGCGTTTACCTGTCTCTTCTTATTACCTCTAGGCATCTGGTGGGGGCGCGTGCTGGCGACGACACAGTTCCGTGGCAAGGGCCTGTGTGAAGCGCTGATTGCGCTGCCGCTGGTGCTACCGCCTACGGTGCTAGGGTTTTATTTGCTTCAGCAGTTTGGCCGCGATGCGCCGTTAGGCGGTGCCTGGGCCGCGCTGACAGGGGGCGGCCTCAACTTTACCTTTAGCGGTATTTTATTGGCTTCTCTGATTGCCAATCTCCCCTTTGCTATTCAGCCGATTCAGCGTGCCTTTGAACATGTGCCTGCGAACCTGCGTGAGGCTGCGTGGTGCAGTGGGCTAAGCCCATGGCAAACCCTGTGGCGTATTGAATTGCCGCTGGTGTGGCCGGGCATTTTGTCGGCGGCAGCGCTAACCTTTGCTCACACACTGGGCGAGTTTGGCGTGATTTTGCTGGTCGGCGGTGCGATTGATGGTGAGACCCGCACGCTCTCCATCGCCATTTATGACCGCGTACAGGCTTTTGACGAGCAGGGCGCGGCGAGCATGTCCGCACTCTTGCTAGTCATTTCCCTGGCAACCTTAGGCCTTGTCTATGGGCTTGCAGGAAAGCGCAGGTGGTCACGTGGATAA
- the modA gene encoding molybdate ABC transporter substrate-binding protein encodes MRALLLLCGWLLSAPVMAGAPIVAAASSLQFALEEAAAQFTQQTGHALRLNFGSSGNFRRQIAQGAPFELFLSADEGFVQALYDEGYVDNAGVIYARGRLAWVQPTGRYSVPSEQAPLAGVQEAIAALAEGQRLRIAIASPEHAPYGMAARDVLQKAGLWEASEPLRVQGENVSQAMQFALSDEARGGLVAYSLAVAPALAERSEAVLMPETWHTPLRQRMVLTPQAGEVAHAFYEWLQQADAKAIFETYGFSTD; translated from the coding sequence ATGCGCGCACTGCTGCTCCTGTGCGGTTGGCTGCTAAGCGCGCCTGTGATGGCGGGCGCGCCCATTGTAGCGGCGGCGTCTAGCCTGCAGTTCGCCCTGGAGGAAGCCGCCGCCCAGTTTACCCAGCAGACCGGCCACGCGCTGCGGCTTAATTTCGGCTCCTCCGGCAACTTTCGTCGTCAAATCGCCCAGGGCGCGCCCTTCGAGCTGTTTTTGTCAGCAGATGAAGGGTTTGTTCAGGCGCTGTACGACGAAGGGTACGTGGATAACGCGGGCGTGATTTACGCCCGAGGACGGCTAGCCTGGGTACAGCCAACTGGCCGTTACTCCGTACCCAGTGAGCAAGCGCCGCTTGCCGGCGTGCAGGAGGCCATTGCCGCCTTGGCAGAGGGGCAGCGGCTGCGTATCGCCATTGCCAGCCCAGAACACGCCCCTTACGGCATGGCCGCCCGAGACGTGTTGCAAAAGGCGGGCCTGTGGGAAGCTAGCGAACCGCTGAGGGTTCAAGGGGAGAATGTCTCCCAGGCGATGCAGTTTGCGCTTTCCGACGAGGCGCGAGGTGGTTTGGTGGCTTATTCGCTAGCGGTAGCACCTGCGCTAGCGGAGCGCAGCGAGGCGGTGTTGATGCCTGAAACGTGGCATACGCCGCTGCGCCAGCGCATGGTGTTAACGCCGCAGGCTGGAGAAGTGGCTCACGCGTTTTACGAGTGGCTGCAACAGGCGGATGCGAAAGCGATTTTTGAAACCTACGGATTTAGTACCGATTAA
- the pyk gene encoding pyruvate kinase, whose translation MSANTHIPLRRTKIVATLGPASDREGVLEAMLKAGVDVVRLNFSHGTADDHRRRLARVREIAAQLGRSVAALGDLQGPKIRVARFKEGAVYLEEGQPFVLDMAMDSDAGDIHSVGCDYKTLADDVSAGDRLLLDDGRVVLDVTRVEGKQVHTEVVVGGKLSNHKGINKQGGGLSAPALTEKDKTDLKTAVEIGVDYLAISFPRSAEDMLEARRLLGEEGKEIGLVAKVERAEAVADDATLDGIIEASEAVMVARGDLGVEIGDAKLVGVQKRMIKRARSLNRAVITATQMMESMISAPLPTRAEVFDVANAVLDGSDAVMLSAETAAGDYPLETVEAMARVCLGAERERVAQESGHRIHEGFTRPDETIALSAMYAANHMKGVVAIACMTASGYTPLIASRIRSGLPIVGLAHNPIAQRRMAMYRGVVSLPFDTSEMTATELNDQALTLLVKQGVAKPGDHVILTRGDHMNAHGGTNTMKVMAITEQHAENAKA comes from the coding sequence ATGAGCGCAAACACCCATATCCCCCTTCGTCGTACCAAAATTGTCGCGACCCTCGGCCCCGCCAGCGACCGTGAAGGCGTGCTGGAAGCCATGTTGAAGGCGGGGGTGGATGTGGTCCGCTTGAACTTTTCCCACGGCACGGCCGACGACCATCGTCGCCGCCTTGCCCGTGTGCGTGAAATCGCCGCTCAGCTAGGCCGTAGCGTGGCCGCGCTAGGTGATTTGCAAGGCCCCAAAATTCGCGTTGCCCGCTTTAAAGAGGGGGCAGTGTATTTGGAAGAGGGCCAGCCGTTCGTACTGGATATGGCCATGGACAGCGATGCCGGTGATATCCACAGCGTTGGCTGTGATTACAAAACCTTGGCCGATGACGTATCGGCGGGGGACCGCCTGCTGCTGGATGATGGCCGCGTGGTGCTGGATGTTACCCGTGTAGAGGGCAAGCAGGTTCACACCGAGGTGGTGGTGGGCGGCAAGCTCTCTAATCATAAAGGCATTAACAAGCAGGGCGGCGGGCTATCTGCTCCCGCGCTGACAGAAAAAGATAAAACCGACCTGAAAACCGCCGTCGAGATTGGCGTTGATTATTTGGCTATTTCCTTTCCCCGTTCAGCGGAGGATATGCTGGAAGCCCGCCGCCTGCTGGGTGAAGAGGGCAAGGAAATTGGCCTCGTTGCCAAAGTGGAGCGCGCCGAAGCCGTGGCCGATGACGCCACGCTGGATGGCATTATCGAAGCCTCCGAAGCGGTGATGGTGGCCCGTGGCGACCTCGGCGTGGAAATTGGCGATGCCAAACTGGTCGGCGTGCAAAAGCGCATGATTAAACGCGCCCGTTCGCTTAACCGCGCGGTGATTACCGCCACCCAAATGATGGAGAGCATGATCTCCGCGCCGCTGCCCACCCGCGCTGAAGTCTTCGACGTGGCTAACGCGGTGCTGGATGGCAGCGATGCGGTCATGCTCTCTGCGGAAACTGCCGCAGGCGACTACCCGCTAGAAACCGTAGAAGCGATGGCGCGTGTGTGCCTGGGTGCCGAGCGTGAGCGGGTCGCCCAAGAGTCGGGACACCGTATCCACGAAGGCTTTACCCGCCCGGATGAAACCATTGCCCTTTCGGCCATGTATGCCGCTAACCACATGAAAGGCGTGGTCGCGATTGCCTGCATGACCGCCTCCGGTTACACGCCGCTGATTGCCTCACGCATTCGTTCGGGCTTGCCCATCGTTGGCTTGGCTCACAACCCGATTGCCCAGCGCCGTATGGCCATGTACCGCGGCGTGGTCTCACTTCCCTTCGATACCTCAGAAATGACCGCCACCGAGCTTAACGACCAAGCCCTTACGCTGTTGGTGAAGCAGGGCGTGGCTAAGCCGGGTGATCACGTCATCCTGACCCGTGGGGACCACATGAACGCCCACGGCGGCACCAACACCATGAAAGTGATGGCCATTACCGAGCAGCACGCCGAAAACGCGAAGGCGTAA
- a CDS encoding ureidoglycolate lyase encodes MLHLTAKPLTAEAFAPFGDVIDARTSASYPINAGRTQRHHDLAKVETLGDNARTLINIFVSQPVTLPLNLTFLERHPQGTQAFMPLHQERFIVVVAPPGDTIAPNEVQAFVTDGRQGVNYRAGTWHAIQSVLEREGEFLVVDRGGDGNNCDEYPLDVTVTLAE; translated from the coding sequence ATGTTACATCTGACGGCAAAGCCGCTAACGGCGGAGGCGTTTGCGCCCTTTGGAGACGTCATCGATGCCCGCACCTCCGCGTCGTATCCAATTAACGCCGGGCGCACCCAGCGCCATCACGATCTCGCCAAGGTGGAAACCCTCGGTGACAACGCTCGAACGCTGATCAATATTTTTGTCAGCCAGCCAGTGACGCTGCCGCTCAACCTCACGTTTTTAGAGCGCCACCCCCAGGGCACTCAAGCGTTTATGCCGCTGCATCAGGAGCGCTTTATTGTGGTAGTGGCACCGCCTGGCGACACCATTGCGCCAAACGAGGTGCAGGCGTTTGTGACCGACGGCCGCCAAGGGGTGAACTACCGCGCCGGTACTTGGCACGCGATTCAGTCGGTGCTGGAGCGCGAAGGGGAATTCCTGGTGGTGGATCGCGGTGGGGATGGCAATAACTGTGACGAATATCCCCTGGATGTTACCGTCACTTTAGCGGAATAG